Within the Rosa rugosa chromosome 2, drRosRugo1.1, whole genome shotgun sequence genome, the region AAAGTTCCTTTTGATTTGTTTTCCTGTTTACACTCTGATCCTTCAAACAAACCTACACAGTTTATCAGAAGGAGGTACTCCAGCTAAGTTTTTGATAATCGATGATGGGTGGCAAGATACATCAAATGAGTTCCAAAAAGAAGGGGAGCCATTTGTTGAAGGGACACAGTATGTTCATCATCTTCTCTTGTCAATTTAGAAGCACATTCAGGCTTAATTACTGATTTTCTCTCAACTGCAGGTTTGGAGGCAGATTAAATAGCATTGAAGAAAATAACAAGTTTCGCAGCACAACCAATATGGTTGATAGTGACAAACCAAGTGGTCTCAAGGATTTTGTTTCTGAGATCAAGAATTCCTTTGGCCTTAGGTAAGATTTCTCTTATGCACTTGTTAATCACCTTCCCATGCTATACAGATACGGACATTTCCAGCTAACTGCTTCTGTCAGAAAAGTTTCAGCAACAGTGGTCGTGCTAGAAAAATTCACCATCAACTAGtgctctttttattttctgttcttttttttttataattcatGATATACTTGAGAAGGCAGATTCATGTGTATCTAGTTTTGAATGTGTAAATTCCATGATGTTCCACTAATGctacatttgttttttttttaattcacaGGTATGTGTATGTATGGCATGCCCTTTTGGGATATTGGGGAGGGCTTGTTCCAAATGCTCCAGGAACTAAAAAGTATAACACTAAGTTCAGACACCCAGTACAGTCACCTGGAAATTTGTCAAATATGAGGGATGGAGCTATGGATAGTATGGAGAAATATGGTGTTGGTGTAATAGATCCTGCAAAGGCATATCAATTTTATGATGATCTACACGGATATCTTGTTTCACAGGATGTAGATGGTGTTAAGGTTGATGTTCAGAACATACTGGAGACAGTTTCAGCAGGTTTAGGAGGGCGAGTCTCTCTAACTAGACGATTCCAACAGGCACTTGAGAAGTCCATAGCCACTCATTTCCAAGATAACAGCATAATCTGCTGCATGGGCCAAAGCACAGACTCCATTTACCAGTAAACTTGTGCTCAATGAAATTTATGTgaataattataaataacaaTATTAACTCCAAGCATCGTATTGGATTTAGACTAGGGTAGTGATGAGTATTAGTGAAAAGAACATATTGCTGTGTAGTGAAAATGTATGCatgctatttttatttttctattttttatgaAGTTTCTACACATTAAGGTAACCTCCCTCCCCCAATTTTCTATTGCAGTTCAAAAAGAAGTGCTATTACTCGAGCATCTGATGATTACTACCCAAAAAACCCAACAACACAGACACTGCACATTGCTGCAGTGGCTTTCAACAGCATATTCCTTGGTGAAGTTTTTGTCCCAGATTGGGACATGTTCTATGTATGATTGACTTGCTTAGTGTGATATTAAGCCTTTGTTGCCTTACCACCTTATGCTGATCTTAATATATTTACAATTTTCAGAGCCGGCATGAGGCAGCTGAGTTCCATGCTGCTGCTAGAGCTGTGGGAGGTTGCGGAGTCTATGTAAGGTAAGCATCATGCAGGCATATAAAACACAGTTGCAGTACTTTCATTCAGTAATGTGAAGAGTATCGGTAAAACTGACAGTCCTTCACTTGATCAGTCTTTACTGCCCGCAGACTCAGGCCTGCCATTATATATGATAGTACTATAAAAGAACATCATCACTGTTAATCCATTTGCATTATATGAAGATGGATGTCTCATATCTGTTAATAATCAGTGGATATTTTACTTTGTAGTAGTGACACATCCAACTACAAACTAATTTACTACTGCAGATGTACAAGAATAATTTACCACTAAACTTCAGGACTATCTGCTGCTGTGACTTGTTTGTTGTTGATACCTATTGTTAGGGTACAAGTACCAGTTTTTCAAGACTATATATATTAAGGAATCATGCATCATGTTGACTAATCATTTCTCATCAAAATGTAAATGGTGTATAGCTATGACTAATATATGCCCCAATTGACAACAGTGACAAACCTGGCCAGCATGATTTCGAGATACTTAAAAGGCTTGTTCTTCCTGATGGAACAGTTCTCAGAGCTAGATATCCTGGGAGGCCATCACGGGATTGTTTATTTGTTGATCCAGTTATGGACGGGAAGAGGTACGAGTATTTCTACCTAGCTCCCACGCACTACGTACTGACTATATATGTTGAAGTACAAGAGTAATGCTAAATAATTTTGCTTTTTTAACCATTAACAATCTCGTCTGGATCCGTGCATGATATATAGTCTTCTGAAAATATGGAATTTGAACAAATGCAACGGAGTTATAGGCATTTTCAATTGCCAAGGAGCAGGAAGCTGGCCTTGTCTGGAACATATCGTCCAGGTAAAAGCTAGTGAGGAGCTATCTGGGAAGGTCTCTCCAGCCGATATCGAGTATTTTGAAGAGGTATCTGGAAAGCTTTGGACTGGAGATTGTGCAGTCTATTCCTTCAAACAAGGTATCATCATCTTACTGTAATTAACCATATATCCCATTTATACGAATCCAAGTGCGTACTTGCAGCATGTCCTATCACCCTTTaaattgaaattatttttgCATATTTCAGGGTATCTGTCTCGTTTACCGAAGGACAAGTCAGTTGATGTCACATTACAAATTCTCCAATGCGATGTGTTTACTGTATCCCCTATTAAGGTCGGCTTCTATGTAATTGGGGTTAAGTAGTATTAGTAGTAAGCTACAAGGGATTCTGAAATGTTGTGTGTGATTTTCACAGGTTTACAAGCAAAATATTCAATTTGCACCAATTGGATTATTGAACATGTACAATTCCGGTGGAGCTGTTGACAGTATTGACTTGTTCAGTGATGCCTCTAGTTGTGTTATACACATCAAGGGAAGAGGGGCTGGTAGCTTTGGAGCGTACTCAAGTTCAAAGCCCAAATCTTGCTCGGTGAACTCGAAAGATGAGGGATTTGAATTCAGAGGTGATGACAATCTTCTGACTGTGACAATTCCTGCCGCAACTAGTTCTTGGAACATTAGTTTCTCTTATTGAGGCCTAATTCTTTTCCCAGCTACAGCTTGCGGCAAAGCTTCACCTCTAACAACATTTTGACAGATTTCAAAATTAGGTAATCCTTATAGTTAATTTGTATCTATACAAAGAAATAGAAGCAATATATGCATGGAGTTCAAATTCATAATATTAAATGCATCCGGTCATTCAACAATATTATGTCTATGATTGTTCTTACCCCTGTAAGCAtatttgttcctttttttttttttttttttggttataaaGGAGgcctaaaaacaaagaaaacagaaacaacTAATTACTCTGCGCATTCACAGTTCTTTTAGGCCTAGCAATCTCATCAATGCCAGCAAAATAAGCATGAATCGCATGAAACAGGGGAGAATCAAAAAGTGATGAGCCCAAACTCATTCTCAATACCATTCTTTGCCATAACATTTGCAGTCGTATTGCATTGCCAATAAATATGGATAATTTGATCTCTTTATCAAAAAAAGTTAAGAGAATAACATTAAATTCAAAATAACTTAAATAAGTAGACATGGACAATAATATTTTCTAAAATATTTGGGAAATCAAACCATGAACTAACCTATAATTCTCAac harbors:
- the LOC133730060 gene encoding probable galactinol--sucrose galactosyltransferase 2, which gives rise to MLHSTVVSPKALQLNLGFSSFLATNQNQSRRRRRRRIIFCSQTRDGSVRGGVKTSSTTSSNGWRQSMFVGTKPALEDSILSVSGKHVLTDVPPNVVFTPIPYSSAAFLGATSQNATSQSRHVFKLGVLRDVRLLSLFRFKLWWMIPRVGSTGSDIPVETQLLLLEAKEEEGKEDSTSYILFLPVLDGEFRSSLQGNTSNELEFCVESGDPAIVASESLKAVFVNCGNHPFDLVNESMKTLAKHYGSFALRETKQMPGMLDCFGWCTWDAFYQGVNPKGIRDGLRSLSEGGTPAKFLIIDDGWQDTSNEFQKEGEPFVEGTQFGGRLNSIEENNKFRSTTNMVDSDKPSGLKDFVSEIKNSFGLRYVYVWHALLGYWGGLVPNAPGTKKYNTKFRHPVQSPGNLSNMRDGAMDSMEKYGVGVIDPAKAYQFYDDLHGYLVSQDVDGVKVDVQNILETVSAGLGGRVSLTRRFQQALEKSIATHFQDNSIICCMGQSTDSIYHSKRSAITRASDDYYPKNPTTQTLHIAAVAFNSIFLGEVFVPDWDMFYSRHEAAEFHAAARAVGGCGVYVSDKPGQHDFEILKRLVLPDGTVLRARYPGRPSRDCLFVDPVMDGKSLLKIWNLNKCNGVIGIFNCQGAGSWPCLEHIVQVKASEELSGKVSPADIEYFEEVSGKLWTGDCAVYSFKQGYLSRLPKDKSVDVTLQILQCDVFTVSPIKVYKQNIQFAPIGLLNMYNSGGAVDSIDLFSDASSCVIHIKGRGAGSFGAYSSSKPKSCSVNSKDEGFEFRGDDNLLTVTIPAATSSWNISFSY